A region from the Streptomyces sp. 3214.6 genome encodes:
- the pepN gene encoding aminopeptidase N, translating to MEFRSLTRTEAERRGALLTVERYDVDIDLTGLTDGPEVRCVSTVTFGCREPGAETFVDCAAQVLSATLNGRPLMPTGDGRILLPGLAEHNVLRVESVQADTATGAGVHKATDPADGEVYVWMSFEPDEARFVWACFDQPDLKAPHAFTVTAPTAWTVTSNAQGPRVEELAGARRWTFPDTPPLSVYNTVVNAGPFHEVRREADGHDLGLYARRSLAAVLDRDADEIFTLTRQGLAFFGEAFAMPFPQAKYDQVFMPEFGGAMENYGCVTWSDGFLRRATPTPAESELLAKVLLHEMAHMWFGNIVTMRWWDDLWLNEAFAEFACHWAAERATRYTDAWAGHLADGKLRAYLSDQGPVSHPIHQPIHDVAQAASIFDNITYPKGASVLQQLMTYVGEERFRAGMTSYFARHAWGSATLQDLIDALSEASGRDLDTWRTAWLGTAGPDRFTVERDGDTVTLAAVGVPRPQVLAVGAYRRNGEALERQALVRVEVTQARTPLTGLPPEADTGLLLINDDDLTFATTRPDPATRDALFGAAAQLPTAISRGVAVATVWDMLTAGEATAAEAGRCITAVLAAETSDAVIEPYLTLAANIAELWAPQDERAALTAAVAAVCRRLAADPGRRRVALRGLARTATSPEDLAWLREQAGDDVDLRWRALVREAELGGDVSAEAAVLLADDPDPDAWVRALTVRAALPDPAAKAEVWQRVAVDRAVPVNAVGQVAAAFWRPAQEALLAPYAQSYLESVPQLHRGGMIPAMVFASHLFPPHAVDTAYVEKARQASDEAAPVVRNTLLERSDAVWRMLRSRTRTA from the coding sequence ATGGAGTTCCGGAGCCTGACCCGTACGGAAGCCGAGCGGCGGGGTGCGTTGTTGACGGTCGAGCGGTACGACGTCGACATCGACCTCACCGGTCTGACCGACGGGCCGGAGGTCCGGTGCGTCTCCACCGTGACCTTCGGCTGCCGGGAGCCGGGCGCGGAGACCTTCGTGGACTGCGCGGCGCAGGTCCTCAGCGCCACACTGAACGGCCGCCCGCTCATGCCCACCGGAGACGGCCGGATACTCCTACCCGGCCTCGCCGAGCACAACGTCCTGCGGGTGGAGAGCGTGCAAGCCGACACGGCGACGGGCGCGGGAGTGCACAAGGCGACCGACCCCGCGGACGGCGAGGTCTATGTGTGGATGAGCTTCGAACCGGACGAGGCCCGGTTCGTCTGGGCGTGCTTCGACCAGCCCGACCTGAAGGCCCCGCACGCCTTCACCGTCACCGCCCCGACCGCATGGACCGTCACCAGCAACGCGCAGGGTCCGCGCGTCGAGGAGCTGGCCGGCGCCCGCCGCTGGACGTTCCCGGACACCCCGCCCCTGTCCGTGTACAACACGGTCGTCAATGCGGGACCGTTCCACGAGGTCCGCCGCGAGGCCGACGGCCACGACCTCGGCCTCTACGCCCGCCGCTCCCTCGCCGCGGTCCTCGACCGCGACGCCGACGAGATCTTCACCCTCACCCGTCAGGGCCTCGCCTTCTTCGGCGAGGCCTTCGCCATGCCGTTCCCGCAAGCCAAGTACGACCAGGTGTTCATGCCGGAGTTCGGCGGGGCGATGGAGAACTACGGCTGTGTGACCTGGTCGGACGGCTTCCTGCGGCGGGCCACGCCGACGCCCGCCGAGAGCGAGCTGCTGGCGAAGGTGCTGCTGCACGAGATGGCCCACATGTGGTTCGGCAACATCGTCACCATGCGCTGGTGGGACGACCTGTGGCTCAACGAGGCGTTCGCCGAGTTCGCCTGCCACTGGGCCGCCGAGCGCGCCACCCGGTACACCGACGCCTGGGCGGGCCATCTGGCGGACGGCAAGCTCAGGGCGTACCTCTCCGACCAGGGGCCCGTTTCGCACCCGATCCATCAGCCCATCCACGACGTCGCCCAGGCCGCCTCGATCTTCGACAACATCACCTATCCCAAGGGCGCGTCCGTTCTCCAGCAGCTCATGACGTATGTCGGTGAGGAACGCTTCAGGGCCGGCATGACCTCCTACTTCGCCCGCCACGCGTGGGGCAGCGCCACGCTCCAGGACCTCATCGACGCACTGTCCGAGGCGAGCGGGCGCGACCTGGACACCTGGCGCACAGCGTGGCTCGGCACGGCGGGCCCGGACCGTTTCACCGTGGAACGCGACGGCGACACCGTGACGCTGGCGGCCGTGGGCGTCCCGCGCCCGCAGGTGCTGGCCGTGGGCGCGTATCGCAGGAACGGCGAAGCCCTCGAACGCCAGGCGCTGGTACGCGTCGAGGTGACACAGGCCCGCACGCCGCTCACCGGTCTACCGCCCGAGGCGGACACCGGCCTCCTGCTGATCAACGACGACGATCTGACCTTCGCCACCACCCGCCCGGATCCCGCGACGAGGGACGCCCTGTTCGGCGCCGCGGCGCAGCTGCCCACGGCCATCTCCCGGGGGGTGGCCGTGGCGACCGTGTGGGACATGCTGACCGCCGGGGAGGCCACGGCGGCGGAAGCCGGGCGGTGCATCACCGCCGTCCTCGCGGCCGAGACGTCCGACGCCGTGATCGAGCCCTATCTGACGCTCGCCGCGAACATCGCCGAACTGTGGGCGCCGCAGGACGAGCGCGCCGCACTGACGGCGGCGGTGGCGGCGGTCTGTCGGCGGCTCGCCGCGGACCCCGGCCGCCGCCGAGTCGCCCTGCGCGGCCTGGCCCGCACCGCGACGAGCCCGGAGGACCTGGCGTGGCTGCGTGAACAGGCGGGCGACGACGTGGATCTGCGCTGGCGCGCGCTGGTCCGCGAGGCGGAACTGGGCGGGGACGTCTCGGCCGAGGCCGCCGTGCTCCTGGCCGACGACCCTGATCCCGACGCCTGGGTCCGTGCCCTCACCGTGCGGGCCGCCCTGCCGGACCCCGCGGCCAAGGCGGAGGTGTGGCAGAGGGTGGCGGTGGACCGCGCGGTCCCCGTCAACGCGGTCGGCCAGGTTGCGGCGGCGTTCTGGCGCCCCGCCCAGGAGGCGTTGCTGGCGCCGTACGCCCAGAGCTATCTGGAATCCGTCCCGCAGTTGCACCGAGGCGGGATGATCCCGGCGATGGTCTTCGCAAGCCACCTCTTCCCACCGCACGCCGTCGACACCGCCTATGTCGAGAAGGCCCGGCAGGCGTCCGACGAGGCGGCCCCGGTGGTGCGCAACACGCTCCTGGAACGTTCGGACGCGGTGTGGCGGATGCTCCGTTCCCGAACCCGCACGGCCTGA
- a CDS encoding GlxA family transcriptional regulator — MSSSRLQRVAVLVLAGAKPLDVGIPAQVFATRASMPYEVRVCGAAPGLVAGGDGLSYHVAHGLDALDWADVVFIPGYRLPDRDDPPQAVVGALLAAHARGARLAAISTGAFALAATGLLDGRRATTHWHYTRALAAKHPQVKVDENVLFVDEGSVLTSAGAASGIDLCLHILRRDLGVAASNHAARRLVAAPYRSGGQAQYVPRSVPEPLGERFAATREWALHRLGEPLTLETLARHAAVSERTFSRRFVEDTGYTPMQWVMRARIDMARELLERSERGIEQIANDVGLGTGANLRAHFQQILGTTPSEYRSTFTRGE, encoded by the coding sequence GTGTCGTCCTCCCGCCTTCAACGCGTCGCCGTCCTCGTGCTGGCCGGCGCCAAGCCGCTCGACGTCGGCATCCCCGCGCAGGTGTTCGCGACCCGCGCGAGCATGCCCTACGAGGTGCGGGTGTGCGGCGCGGCGCCCGGCCTGGTGGCCGGCGGAGACGGCCTGTCGTACCACGTGGCCCACGGCCTGGACGCGCTCGACTGGGCCGATGTCGTCTTCATCCCCGGCTATCGGCTCCCCGACCGCGACGACCCGCCGCAAGCCGTCGTCGGCGCGCTGCTCGCCGCCCATGCCCGGGGCGCCCGGCTGGCCGCCATCTCGACGGGGGCCTTCGCGCTCGCCGCCACCGGCCTGCTCGACGGCCGACGGGCCACGACGCACTGGCACTACACACGGGCGCTGGCGGCGAAGCACCCGCAGGTGAAGGTCGACGAGAACGTCCTGTTCGTCGACGAGGGCAGCGTGCTGACGTCGGCCGGAGCCGCCTCCGGCATCGACCTGTGCCTGCACATCCTGCGCCGCGACCTCGGGGTGGCCGCGTCCAACCACGCGGCCCGGCGCCTGGTCGCCGCCCCCTACCGCAGCGGCGGCCAGGCGCAGTACGTGCCGCGCAGCGTGCCCGAGCCGCTGGGGGAACGGTTCGCCGCCACCCGCGAGTGGGCGCTGCACCGGCTCGGCGAACCCCTCACCCTGGAGACGCTGGCCCGGCACGCGGCGGTCTCGGAGCGCACCTTCTCGCGACGCTTCGTCGAGGACACCGGGTACACACCGATGCAGTGGGTGATGCGCGCGCGCATCGACATGGCCCGCGAGCTGCTGGAACGCTCCGAGCGCGGCATCGAGCAGATCGCGAACGACGTAGGCCTCGGCACGGGGGCGAACCTGCGGGCGCACTTCCAGCAGATCCTCGGCACCACACCGAGCGAGTACCGGAGCACCTTCACCCGGGGCGAGTAG
- a CDS encoding SpoIIE family protein phosphatase — MLRELLPIALWREDADGRIVEWSLAAQDLLGFQPQDVLDRPASTLLVPDGNRELADQLTQRVQGGETVVGTLSVRHRDGHEVTMEMWIVPASDARGRPGALLIAVETSQVLRMRDSLAALESLFRQSPIGLATLGTDLRFLRVNDALARMSGVPAAEHVGRRLTEVVPGVDAVALESMMREVLARGTAIVDVRRSGRTPADPHRERTWSCSYAPLLDGAGRTLGLIASLIDITESQQAERDAERARRRFALLAEAGTRIGTTLDLRQTSEEIVRMLVPQLADSADVQLLEEVIAPDESTAATHGVVRRMAALFPDPGAPTAKLVPGMTSRIAPGSLYERVIADGRPTNLYRSDVHALITDPRAGDLRAYLMSLGSARLVPLVARGKVLGAVVVTRLRSREPFDEQDCVLVDELAARAALNIDNALMYTRQRAAALTLQRSLTNSALPAVPGLELTGRYLPASEHDVGGDWFDVIALPAERTALVIGDVMGHGIRAAAVMGQLRAAVRTLARHGIEPAHMLRSLDAVVADMGEDQMATCVYAVHDPASGGCLVARAGHPPPAVVAPGGAITFLDGSPGTPLGTGGQQFGTEAVPLPAGSLLVLYTDGLVEARGRDLDQGLDRLARALRRPGQPLAALCDGVLEQMLPHPAQDDVAVLMARPQ, encoded by the coding sequence GTGCTCCGCGAGCTGCTTCCGATCGCACTGTGGCGTGAGGACGCGGACGGCCGCATCGTCGAATGGTCGCTCGCCGCCCAGGATCTGCTCGGATTCCAGCCGCAGGACGTACTCGACCGGCCGGCGTCGACCCTGCTGGTCCCCGACGGCAACCGTGAGCTGGCCGACCAGCTCACGCAACGCGTCCAGGGCGGGGAGACCGTCGTCGGCACCCTGTCGGTGCGTCACCGCGACGGCCATGAGGTCACCATGGAGATGTGGATCGTGCCGGCCTCCGACGCGCGAGGACGGCCCGGAGCACTGCTGATCGCCGTGGAGACGTCCCAGGTGCTGCGCATGCGGGATTCCCTGGCGGCCCTGGAGAGCCTCTTTCGTCAGTCCCCCATCGGTCTGGCCACCCTCGGCACCGATCTGCGCTTCCTGCGGGTCAACGACGCACTCGCCCGGATGAGCGGCGTCCCGGCCGCCGAGCATGTCGGACGGCGGTTGACGGAGGTCGTGCCCGGCGTCGACGCGGTGGCTCTGGAGTCGATGATGCGGGAGGTACTGGCCCGGGGCACGGCAATCGTCGACGTCCGCCGATCCGGGCGGACTCCGGCGGACCCCCACCGTGAACGGACCTGGTCGTGTTCCTACGCGCCGCTGCTCGACGGCGCCGGCCGGACCCTGGGCCTGATCGCCTCCCTCATCGACATCACGGAGAGCCAGCAGGCCGAACGCGACGCCGAACGCGCCCGCCGCCGCTTCGCGCTGCTCGCGGAGGCCGGCACCCGGATCGGCACCACCTTGGACCTGCGGCAGACCTCCGAGGAGATCGTGCGGATGCTGGTGCCCCAGCTCGCGGACTCCGCCGACGTCCAGCTCCTCGAAGAGGTCATCGCGCCCGACGAGTCCACCGCCGCCACCCACGGCGTGGTCCGGCGGATGGCCGCTCTCTTCCCCGATCCCGGTGCTCCCACGGCGAAGCTGGTCCCGGGCATGACGTCCCGGATCGCACCCGGCTCCCTCTACGAACGCGTCATCGCCGACGGCCGTCCCACCAACCTCTACCGGTCCGACGTCCACGCACTGATCACCGATCCCCGCGCCGGCGACCTGCGCGCCTATCTCATGAGCCTGGGCTCCGCGAGACTGGTCCCGCTGGTCGCCCGGGGCAAGGTGCTCGGCGCGGTGGTGGTGACGCGGCTGCGCAGCCGTGAGCCCTTCGACGAGCAGGACTGCGTGCTCGTCGACGAGCTGGCGGCGCGCGCCGCCCTGAACATCGACAACGCGCTCATGTACACCCGGCAGCGCGCGGCGGCCCTCACCCTGCAGCGCAGTCTGACCAACAGCGCCCTGCCCGCCGTCCCCGGCCTGGAGCTCACGGGACGGTACCTGCCCGCCAGCGAACACGACGTCGGCGGCGACTGGTTCGACGTCATCGCGCTGCCCGCGGAACGGACCGCACTCGTCATCGGAGACGTCATGGGGCACGGCATCCGCGCCGCGGCCGTCATGGGCCAGCTCCGCGCGGCGGTGCGTACGCTCGCCCGGCACGGCATCGAGCCGGCCCACATGCTCCGCTCGCTGGACGCCGTCGTGGCCGACATGGGCGAGGACCAGATGGCGACCTGCGTCTACGCCGTCCACGATCCCGCCTCCGGCGGGTGCCTCGTCGCGCGGGCCGGTCACCCCCCGCCCGCGGTGGTGGCGCCGGGCGGGGCGATCACCTTCCTCGACGGCTCGCCGGGGACCCCGCTGGGAACGGGAGGGCAGCAGTTCGGGACCGAGGCCGTCCCGCTGCCGGCGGGCAGTCTGCTCGTGCTGTACACCGACGGGCTCGTCGAAGCTCGCGGCAGGGACCTCGATCAGGGACTCGACCGGCTCGCACGGGCTCTGCGGCGCCCCGGTCAGCCGCTCGCCGCGCTCTGCGACGGCGTCCTCGAGCAGATGCTGCCGCACCCCGCCCAGGACGACGTCGCAGTGCTGATGGCCCGACCGCAGTGA
- a CDS encoding M24 family metallopeptidase has protein sequence MADDEPTRAARLLDAQAKAERLFAEIEGRGLVAPGEGERAVSDRIRDLANELFGTTRHWHKRIVRSGPNTLAPYRENPPDRVMGADDIVFADFGPVFEEYEADFGRTFVLGDDPVKKRLRDDLPKIFAAGKHIFESTPDITGKQLYAEVERLAADAGWELGGWHAGHLVGEFPHEWIDGADTESYITPANDTPLRRTDKAGRRCHWILEIHLIDREREFGGFHEELLTL, from the coding sequence ATGGCGGACGACGAACCCACGCGCGCGGCACGACTGTTGGACGCACAGGCCAAGGCCGAACGGCTCTTCGCGGAGATCGAGGGACGCGGGCTCGTCGCGCCGGGGGAAGGCGAGCGCGCGGTCAGCGACCGGATCCGGGACCTGGCGAACGAGCTGTTCGGCACGACCCGGCACTGGCACAAACGGATCGTGCGGTCGGGCCCGAACACGCTCGCGCCGTACCGCGAGAACCCGCCGGACCGGGTGATGGGCGCGGACGACATCGTCTTCGCCGACTTCGGGCCCGTCTTCGAGGAGTACGAGGCCGACTTCGGCCGGACCTTCGTCCTCGGCGACGACCCGGTCAAGAAACGGCTGCGGGACGACCTGCCGAAGATCTTCGCAGCCGGCAAGCACATCTTCGAGAGCACCCCGGACATCACCGGCAAGCAGCTGTACGCCGAGGTCGAGCGGCTGGCCGCCGACGCCGGCTGGGAGCTGGGCGGCTGGCACGCCGGGCACCTGGTCGGCGAGTTCCCGCACGAGTGGATCGACGGCGCCGACACGGAGTCGTACATCACCCCGGCCAACGACACCCCGCTGCGGCGCACGGACAAGGCCGGGCGCCGCTGCCACTGGATCCTGGAGATCCATCTCATCGACCGGGAGCGGGAGTTCGGCGGCTTCCACGAGGAACTGCTCACCCTCTGA
- a CDS encoding PRC-barrel domain-containing protein encodes MFEAGDIREWRGHNVVDPQGHRIGLLESVYVDTGTDRPCFATVTVGLPTRRRLVFVPLRGATVGPGYLKVAHSKNAVKKAPAIGVDGQLRAQDEPKVFAHYELDYAPGAGGERRLARR; translated from the coding sequence ATGTTCGAGGCTGGCGATATCCGTGAATGGCGCGGTCACAACGTGGTCGACCCACAGGGGCACAGGATCGGCCTCTTGGAGTCGGTCTACGTGGACACCGGCACCGACAGGCCCTGCTTCGCAACGGTGACCGTGGGTCTTCCCACCCGTCGCCGCCTGGTGTTCGTGCCGCTCCGCGGGGCGACCGTCGGCCCCGGTTATCTGAAGGTCGCCCACAGCAAGAACGCGGTGAAGAAGGCCCCGGCGATCGGCGTCGACGGCCAGCTGCGCGCCCAGGACGAGCCGAAGGTGTTCGCACACTACGAACTGGACTATGCGCCGGGCGCCGGCGGCGAGCGACGCCTTGCCCGCCGCTGA
- a CDS encoding threonine aldolase family protein — protein MDTSTGSIPSSRAFISDNMAGASPEIVQAVVDAAAGQVLPYGSDPFTDKVRRKLDTIFERDTAVLLVSTGSAANALSLAALTRPWGSVLAHPASHINTSECGAPEFFTDGAKIVTVAGDDTKVDPDALQQAVRDRVGDVHAVQPSVLSISQATESGSVHTLDEIRRLCAIAKDAGLRVHMDGARFANALDHLGASPAEMTWKAGVDVLSFGATKNGAMTVEAVVSFDPALAGELAFRAKRAGQLASKMRFHAAQLDAYLTDDLWLRNARQANAMALRLSDGLKAVPGIGLSATPQANIVFCRLPQQAVEGLLAEGYTFYHGRWGHGVVRLVTAFSHTPDDIDGFLDAIRRHAGRAPAAGAVFARGEAGRSADVGVAEAADGRRHG, from the coding sequence ATGGACACCAGCACCGGTTCCATCCCCTCCAGCCGCGCATTCATCAGCGACAACATGGCCGGGGCGTCCCCCGAGATCGTCCAGGCCGTCGTCGACGCAGCCGCGGGCCAGGTCCTGCCGTACGGCAGCGATCCGTTCACCGACAAGGTGCGCCGCAAGCTGGACACGATCTTCGAACGGGACACCGCCGTCCTCCTGGTCTCCACCGGTTCGGCTGCCAACGCCCTGAGCCTGGCCGCCCTGACCCGGCCCTGGGGAAGCGTGCTGGCCCACCCCGCCAGTCACATCAACACCAGTGAATGCGGAGCCCCCGAGTTCTTCACCGACGGCGCCAAGATCGTCACCGTGGCCGGAGACGACACCAAGGTCGATCCGGACGCTCTTCAGCAGGCGGTGCGTGACCGGGTGGGGGACGTGCACGCCGTGCAGCCGTCCGTCCTGAGCATCAGCCAGGCCACCGAAAGCGGCAGCGTCCACACCCTGGACGAGATCCGCCGCCTGTGCGCCATCGCCAAGGACGCCGGTCTGCGTGTCCACATGGACGGCGCACGCTTCGCCAACGCCCTGGACCACCTCGGCGCCTCCCCGGCCGAGATGACCTGGAAGGCCGGCGTGGACGTGCTGTCCTTCGGAGCCACCAAGAACGGCGCGATGACCGTCGAGGCCGTCGTCTCCTTCGACCCCGCACTCGCCGGCGAACTCGCTTTCCGGGCCAAGCGTGCCGGACAACTGGCCTCCAAGATGCGCTTCCACGCCGCCCAGCTCGACGCCTACCTCACCGACGACCTGTGGCTGCGCAACGCCCGCCAGGCCAACGCCATGGCCCTGCGGCTGAGCGACGGCCTCAAGGCCGTCCCCGGTATCGGGCTGTCGGCCACCCCGCAGGCGAACATCGTCTTCTGCCGTCTGCCCCAGCAGGCCGTCGAAGGTCTCCTCGCCGAGGGCTACACCTTCTACCACGGCCGCTGGGGCCATGGAGTCGTCCGGCTCGTCACCGCGTTCTCCCACACCCCGGACGACATCGACGGGTTCCTCGACGCGATCCGCCGCCACGCCGGCCGAGCACCGGCTGCGGGAGCCGTCTTCGCGCGCGGCGAGGCGGGTCGCTCAGCGGACGTAGGCGTCGCAGAGGCCGCGGACGGCAGGAGGCACGGGTGA
- a CDS encoding aminotransferase class V-fold PLP-dependent enzyme: protein MNEVEVDTVPRPLVLPDGRPAMAAWTLDPRLRHLNHGSFGAVPRVAQQRQSALRAEMERAPVVWFPSLPGRIAAARAALAGHLRTDVGDLALVPNASAGASVVFAALADRPGGDIVVTDHGYGAVTMGARRLADRWGRSVRTARVPLAADAEQAYQAVMAEVDDDVALLVLDHITSATARLMPVERVGAEAARRGVTLLVDGAHAPGLLAAPLDGLLCDAWVGNLHKWGCAPRGTAALVARGPLCTDLHPLIGSWGAAEPFPDRFDHQGTLDATGCLAAPTALDFIDDTWGWDTARRYMDELAEYGAHVVAAAFARTGTTADPVDVGMPVPGMRLVRLPEGLGTSQVAADALRDRAPAELGVEAAFTSFDGLGYLRLSAHVYNTPEDYDHFAESCVPLVEKWAREAAESPVGA, encoded by the coding sequence ATGAACGAGGTCGAAGTCGACACCGTCCCCCGGCCGTTGGTGCTGCCCGACGGGCGGCCCGCGATGGCGGCCTGGACGCTCGACCCCCGGCTGCGGCATCTCAACCACGGCTCGTTCGGCGCCGTCCCGCGGGTGGCGCAGCAGCGGCAGAGCGCGCTGCGGGCCGAGATGGAACGCGCGCCGGTCGTATGGTTCCCGTCGCTGCCCGGCCGGATCGCCGCTGCCCGCGCGGCCCTCGCCGGTCACCTGCGGACCGACGTCGGGGACCTGGCTCTCGTGCCCAACGCCAGTGCCGGGGCCAGCGTCGTCTTCGCCGCGCTGGCCGACCGCCCCGGCGGGGACATCGTGGTCACCGACCACGGCTACGGTGCCGTCACCATGGGCGCCCGGCGGCTGGCAGACCGTTGGGGGAGGAGCGTGCGCACCGCCCGGGTTCCTCTGGCGGCCGACGCCGAGCAGGCCTACCAGGCGGTCATGGCGGAGGTGGACGACGACGTCGCCCTCCTCGTCCTGGACCACATCACCTCCGCGACGGCACGGCTGATGCCGGTCGAACGCGTCGGCGCGGAAGCCGCACGGCGCGGGGTCACCCTGCTCGTCGACGGCGCCCACGCACCCGGACTGCTCGCCGCGCCGCTGGACGGTCTGCTCTGCGACGCCTGGGTCGGAAACCTCCACAAGTGGGGGTGCGCCCCGCGCGGCACGGCGGCGCTCGTCGCCCGCGGCCCGCTGTGCACGGACCTGCACCCGCTGATCGGATCCTGGGGCGCCGCCGAACCCTTCCCGGACCGCTTCGACCATCAGGGCACGCTCGACGCCACGGGCTGCCTGGCCGCGCCCACCGCGCTGGACTTCATCGACGACACCTGGGGCTGGGACACCGCCCGCCGGTACATGGACGAGCTGGCGGAGTACGGCGCCCACGTCGTCGCGGCCGCCTTCGCCCGGACCGGGACCACGGCGGACCCCGTCGACGTCGGGATGCCCGTCCCCGGTATGCGCCTGGTCCGGCTGCCCGAGGGACTGGGCACGAGCCAGGTCGCGGCGGACGCCCTGCGCGACCGTGCACCCGCCGAGCTGGGCGTGGAAGCCGCGTTCACCAGCTTCGACGGGCTCGGCTACCTCCGGCTGTCCGCCCACGTCTACAACACCCCCGAGGACTACGACCACTTCGCCGAGTCCTGCGTGCCCCTCGTCGAGAAGTGGGCCCGCGAGGCAGCGGAATCACCGGTCGGCGCGTAG
- the gap gene encoding type I glyceraldehyde-3-phosphate dehydrogenase, with protein MTRIAINGFGRIGRNVLRALLERDSALEIVAVNDLTEPAALARLLAFDSTAGRLGRPVTVDGDTLVVDGRRIKVLAEREPGRLPWGELGVDLVLEATGRFTSAKAARAHLDAGARKVLVSAPSDGADVTLAYGVNTDAYDAELHTIVSNASCTTNALAPLAAVLDDLAGIEHGFMTTVHAYTQEQNLQDGPHRDARRARAAAVNIAPTTTGAAKAIGRVLPNLDGKLSGDSLRVPIPVGSIVELNTSVARDVTREEVLAAYRTAAEGPLAGILEYSEDALVSSDIVGNPASSIFDSELTRVDGRHIKVVAWYDNEWGFSHRVVDTLELLAR; from the coding sequence ATGACTCGCATCGCCATCAACGGTTTCGGTCGTATCGGACGCAATGTGCTGCGTGCGCTTCTGGAGCGCGACAGCGCCCTGGAGATCGTCGCCGTCAACGACCTCACGGAGCCCGCGGCTCTCGCGCGGCTGCTCGCCTTCGACTCGACGGCAGGCCGGCTGGGCCGTCCGGTCACCGTCGACGGCGACACCCTCGTCGTGGACGGACGGCGCATCAAGGTCCTCGCCGAGCGCGAGCCGGGCCGGCTGCCGTGGGGCGAACTCGGCGTCGACCTCGTGCTGGAGGCCACCGGTCGCTTCACCTCTGCCAAGGCCGCCCGCGCCCACCTCGACGCGGGCGCGCGCAAGGTGCTGGTCAGCGCGCCCTCCGACGGTGCCGACGTCACCCTGGCCTACGGCGTCAACACCGACGCATACGACGCCGAGCTGCACACGATCGTCTCCAATGCCTCGTGCACGACCAACGCGCTGGCCCCGCTGGCCGCGGTCCTGGACGACCTGGCCGGCATCGAGCACGGGTTCATGACGACGGTGCACGCCTACACGCAGGAGCAGAACCTGCAGGACGGCCCGCACCGCGACGCCCGCCGGGCCCGTGCCGCGGCCGTCAACATCGCGCCGACCACGACCGGCGCGGCCAAGGCGATCGGCCGGGTGCTGCCCAACCTCGACGGCAAGCTGTCCGGCGACTCGCTGCGGGTGCCGATCCCGGTGGGCTCGATCGTCGAGCTCAACACGAGCGTCGCGCGTGACGTGACCCGCGAGGAGGTCCTGGCGGCCTACCGCACGGCCGCCGAAGGCCCGCTGGCCGGGATCCTGGAGTACTCCGAGGACGCGCTGGTGTCGTCCGACATCGTCGGCAACCCGGCCTCCTCGATCTTCGACTCGGAACTCACCCGCGTCGACGGCCGCCACATCAAGGTCGTCGCCTGGTACGACAACGAGTGGGGCTTCTCCCACCGCGTGGTCGACACCCTCGAACTGCTCGCCCGCTGA